ACTGGAGTTTATCTGACCCATGATGTCGGTTTTGACGGTCTTTTCAATGGTGGTTAGCTCAACGTCTTCGGTTCTCGCTCCGACCAGGGGTATATCCAGCCGGATTCTGAGGTAGAGTTTGGCCTTTATGGTGCTCTCTTCCCCATTTTCGACGTGCAGGGCCCATACCCTTGGTAGTGAAGAGACGTTTACGTACGTCTTAACCGGCACTTCGACGGTTCCCCCAGCTGGAATAACAACGTTCCCCTCGCCTTCACCGAGGGCAACTTCTATGCCGTTGACCCACACCCTGTAGGAGGTTTCTGCCAGTAAAATCGGGTAAGGGTTTGGGTTATACAGTACCAGAACCGTGCTGAAGACCGCTTTGTCCTCTTCTCTCCCGTCGTACCTCACTATGGTGTCCCTGAGCTCTGGCGTTTTAGCCCCTGGAATGCCAGCGGTCTCGTAACTCTCCGCAGTCAGGTGGATGCTCTCCAGTATCTTTTCCTCAACCGGGACTGGAACTTCAATTTTGGTTGAAAGGATTCCAAAGAGGGCCGGGACTATCTTTACCACCATCTCCCCGCTTTCGTTGTTTTCCAGGTATTTGAGAATCGCGTCCACCATTTTCCCGTTGAATATCGTTATTTCGCCGTTGAATTCGGGTGAGGTGGGGGAGTATCCAATTCTGCTCAGC
This is a stretch of genomic DNA from Thermococcus zilligii AN1. It encodes these proteins:
- a CDS encoding LEA type 2 family protein — its product is MGKIAKLFGIVFLLFVLWLGYVGYSVSQGISGLHVQWGPVSEERTSIEINGSFKRPLYAPVSLKDAEVIFMNETVAKLSRIGYSPTSPEFNGEITIFNGKMVDAILKYLENNESGEMVVKIVPALFGILSTKIEVPVPVEEKILESIHLTAESYETAGIPGAKTPELRDTIVRYDGREEDKAVFSTVLVLYNPNPYPILLAETSYRVWVNGIEVALGEGEGNVVIPAGGTVEVPVKTYVNVSSLPRVWALHVENGEESTIKAKLYLRIRLDIPLVGARTEDVELTTIEKTVKTDIMGQINSSLPGPNT